From the Treponema sp. J25 genome, the window TACTGTTCGTTACCATCGTTCTGCTGCTTAGTCGGCGCTTCACCCTCGCATCCAGCCGCCTTAATCAAACCCTAAAAACCACAAGCCTTGCCATGATGCTCATGACGGGCTGGGTCCTCCGCCCCACAACTCTTGATCCCATCCTTTTAAGCTACGCCCTCATTACGTTCTGGGTCTCCGCCTTTACAAAAATCAATCCCCTCTGGGCCATCCTCGGCGCAGGGGTGGTAAATATTTTTGTGGGGTATCTACGGTAAGGGCGAGGCTTTCCCCGGCCAACCAGCGGCAACCCTACCATCCTCACCCTGCCCCTCTAGGGGGGCTCTAGAGGGGGAGCACCGTACCGCTCCCCTTTCAGCTTAATCCGCACCAAACCGCCACCCAGGCCGCCGCGGCTC encodes:
- a CDS encoding chromate transporter; the encoded protein is MEIFEVALTFLQIGLISLGGGWSTVGIIRNAVVPRWIDEKGFRELIAIAQSTPGPVALNAATMIGWYHGGWLSAIIATLSVVTIPVLFVTIVLLLSRRFTLASSRLNQTLKTTSLAMMLMTGWVLRPTTLDPILLSYALITFWVSAFTKINPLWAILGAGVVNIFVGYLR